From the Candidatus Rokuibacteriota bacterium genome, one window contains:
- a CDS encoding TlpA family protein disulfide reductase, with amino-acid sequence MRATVAVVLVGALVWFVPRSRPGVDGGHHAGHDVEPVLDAFEKAGISEFEEGQRGPAFSLATLDGHRAALADYRDALVILNFWATWCVPCTDEMPTLEALWKDYRARGLVVLGVSVDRGAPRALLDPYVRNLALTFPILLDPDGKTASAWRVTALPATFVVKPGGEVAGNAVGARDWRSEAMQALLTGLLPATRAHR; translated from the coding sequence GTGCGCGCCACGGTCGCCGTCGTCCTCGTGGGCGCTCTCGTGTGGTTCGTGCCGCGTAGCCGGCCGGGCGTGGACGGGGGCCATCACGCCGGGCACGACGTCGAGCCCGTGCTCGACGCCTTCGAGAAGGCCGGCATCTCCGAATTCGAGGAGGGCCAGCGTGGCCCCGCCTTCAGCCTGGCCACGCTGGACGGGCACCGCGCGGCGCTCGCCGACTACCGTGACGCGCTCGTCATCCTCAACTTCTGGGCTACGTGGTGTGTGCCGTGCACCGACGAGATGCCGACGCTGGAGGCGCTGTGGAAGGACTACCGCGCGCGGGGGCTGGTCGTGCTCGGGGTGTCCGTGGACCGCGGTGCGCCGCGCGCGCTGCTCGATCCGTACGTCCGCAATCTCGCGCTGACGTTCCCCATCCTGCTCGACCCGGACGGCAAGACGGCCAGCGCGTGGCGCGTGACGGCGCTTCCGGCCACCTTCGTCGTCAAGCCGGGCGGCGAGGTGGCGGGCAACGCGGTGGGCGCGCGCGACTGGCGCAGCGAGGCGATGCAGGCGCTTCT
- a CDS encoding ABC transporter ATP-binding protein — MLRMRDVHAGYGATPILFGVSLEVRAGEAVALLGKNGMGKTTLMKTAMGFLKPWRGTIEHAGADLTRLTPHEIARLGIGFVPENRRIFPGLTVRENLELGLSAASKRSEALRRQRLDEVFWHFPRLRERIDQPGKTLSGGEQQMLAIARVMMAGAKLILMDEPTQGLAPAFIRHIRDMVGELKRLGVTVLLVEQNARVALSVCDRGYIMEKGSIVFEASSRELRDSPVTREKLGV; from the coding sequence TCCTCTTTGGCGTGTCGCTGGAGGTCCGCGCGGGCGAGGCGGTGGCGCTCCTCGGCAAGAACGGCATGGGGAAGACCACGCTCATGAAGACGGCGATGGGTTTCCTGAAGCCGTGGCGCGGGACGATCGAGCACGCCGGCGCGGATCTCACGCGTCTCACGCCGCACGAGATCGCCCGACTGGGGATCGGCTTCGTGCCCGAGAACCGCCGCATCTTCCCCGGCCTCACCGTGCGCGAGAACCTCGAGCTCGGCCTGTCGGCGGCGTCGAAGCGCTCGGAGGCGCTGCGACGGCAGCGGCTCGACGAGGTGTTTTGGCACTTCCCGCGTTTGCGCGAGCGCATCGACCAGCCCGGCAAGACGCTGTCGGGCGGCGAGCAGCAGATGCTCGCCATCGCGCGCGTCATGATGGCCGGCGCCAAGCTCATCCTCATGGACGAGCCCACGCAGGGGTTGGCCCCCGCCTTCATCCGCCACATTCGCGACATGGTGGGCGAGCTGAAGCGGCTCGGCGTGACCGTCCTGCTCGTCGAACAGAATGCGCGCGTGGCGCTGTCCGTCTGCGATCGCGGCTACATCATGGAGAAGGGGTCGATCGTGTTCGAGGCCTCCTCGCGCGAGCTCAGAGACAGCCCGGTGACCCGTGAGAAGCTGGGCGTCTAG